The region ACTTCCTACGGGGAAATGATGTTtgacttttcctttgtttgtccTGTCAAATGCTGGTTGCCAAGTTTCTGTCCAAATGTTCAAAAGAAACTGTTTACAGGCATTAAACAGAAAGCAACTCTGCCTAAAAGTGGGTGTCTGTCAtgacagaaacagcaaagatgGGGTCTTTAGGAGGAGATTTTTGCATATGTGACCAAAAAACAAGCTAATAGGGAacaagtacaaaaataaaagacagaataaTTAATTATCTTGCATTTAAGAAAGCTTTAGCACCAAAAAAGTAATCATATACAAAGAACAGTAGTTGGACTCTGGATATGTGAGTCTCTGTTCCTTTTTCCAGCACAAACACATGCACCACAGTATTTTTGCTGCCTCTCCAATACCAGAAGCATTTAGCCATGTAACCTGGTTGCAAGAATCCTGGACAAACAAAATGTTCAGCCAACAGCATTTGGGGTTTTCAAGGAAAGCTGTAGAAGACAAGACAGGCCAGAACCCATTGCTGAATTCAAGGAATGGGGTCTGTATCAAATCTGAGCTGGTTTATTGTACAACCTCAAATAATTAAACCagcaaattatttgaaaaaaatatttaaactcaACTGTTCAGAGAGTATTCTCAGTACAAGGGGTTAGAGCaactaaaaagtaaaatatcacATGATTGTTTTCAGTAGTGGACAAACTACTCTTAGAAAACACAGCTGcgtgtttttctttgcagagagtaaggctgtttcttttccaataGTGAACTCACAATTCAACAGGTGTTATTAAGCTTTCACTGGTGTTATTTGGGGCTCAAGAACACAGAAATTTAAGTGCTTTTATTACAGACTTTAAAAGAGTATTGTAGCTTCCTTGCATCTTTACAGAAGTACTGAACACAGAATAGGAaaattttcttcccaaataCAGAGCAGCTGTTTCTTCATTTATCATCAGTAATAAAAACTGGTAAATATTATATGCAAGTCCATCTTCTGTTTACTgttatgtgtttcattttttttttttatttataccCCTGTTTTCTGATTGTTTCCATAGTCTCTATTACTTTGTAACTatagaaaaagcattttttcctgcATTATGCTAGTTGCACTTACAATCAATGCAACTCTCATTTCAATTTCTAAACTGGATTCTTTACCTACCTGTTAGATTCCCTGTCTATGGTACCAAGCAGTCATGCTACAAGAAATTTTTGAGAGACAGACATGTAGTGATACACACCTTTGCAAACTATTACCAGTGACTAAGCCTTTTCCAAAATTACTTTTCCTCTTCATAGTGCTGGTTTCATTTTCCAGATACTTGCACATCATAAACCAATTAGCAGGcacttatggaaaaaaaataatcagtaagAGCAGTTAAATAACATGTGCATTAATGTCCTCTTCTGACTGTACAGAGACAGGACATACAGTTTTATCATCTGACATTCATATATATTaacaagcattttaaaaagttttggCAAGCGAGGTAGCTGCCAGGCTGAATTCACCTGGGCTGTGGGAACAGCTCTGCGCAAAGTGTGGCAGGGTCCTTGGCTACCCAGGGCCTGCGAACACCGGTCCCTGCACTCAGATGTGCACCTGACCCCCCGGGCTGTAGTCAGAGGCATCTCAATGTCAGTTTTCTTCCCTAAGAATATAAGTTGTATGagtaaaattttctgtttcagctgGTTCACGCAGTCTGGTAAGAAGCATTTTGTGTAAATCTTCCCTGCTAAGCCCATATAGACACCAACAAAGCCAGCAGACCAGAGTGGGAGAATGAGGAGTGACAATGTGCTTCTATCTAGATCTGATCTACTGGTAACAGTGGCTGCATCTCCTTGGTGCCACAGCCTGGGGCGCAGGTCTCACCTCACTCTGGGGCTGCTGTACGCAAAAGGATTCCTGCTCCTCCAGTTTACATGAGGCTGCTGAAGTCTGCAGGGAAGGAATGCTGCTCTGGCCAAGCTTTCTTAACACTCaataaattctttaaaaagtgtttaaaccaataaagcaaaatgtttgctttcacAGTAGGAAGAATTCATTGGTTTTGACAAACTGCAATGGGTGATGCTCTAAATCCAGGACGCAGCAGCTCCTCAGACAGCCTGATTCACTGAGTGTGGACAAACACAGCTCTCACTTCCTTGGCTGGGTTCTACCATGGTGCAAATAACATCCACACACGTGAAAACAAATTCACATGACAAATACAGTgcgaccaaaaaaaaaacaaatcaaagaatAAGGCGTTTCAGTTTAAACTAAATCTTTATTCATatggaaaatactatttttctttttgcaaatgatgctaataaataaaaatactcagAAAGAACTTTGCTTAGAGTTGAGTGACTAGTTACAGCCACATGAAGCTTTTAATTCAATTCCCGTTAAAACCACGCCAACAATCATGCAGATTGGCTACGAGAAAGCAATAtaaactatattttattttgtgcaaTCTTATCATACAATCTTAATGCTACCTTCTTCTAAACCATTTCACATAGATTGAAATGcgatttcaaaacaaatattaagGGACATATTCTACACTTATTCCACATATGGAGCTGTGTATAGCTTAAACCCATGAATGTATAATGTAGTTAATCAactaaagaaagtaaagaagacCCCGTTCTGAAAATTCAGACAAGTTTATAAAcataagagaagaaaagctcACACCAGTGAGTTCTCGAAAGACAAATACATTATTAAAGCATAacaataaattatattaaatttaATAATGGTCATCCTTACAACAGTTATTTCTGAGGAATACCATTTAAAAAGCACATCAAAACTTTCATCACTAGGAGTTAAACCTTAGTTTACATATCTCAATTTCCCACTCGGATGCAATTTTGTTGTGAGCACATTCGTTATCATACATTTAGAAATGAATTGAAAGATGCTGCAGTTAAGCTGTGCATGAAACACATCATCAAGGTGAGAAACAGGCACTTGACAGTATAATGTGCAAGGCAAAACCTTTACTGGTCACAGTATAAACAGTTTCTTCAGGAGGGAAATTAAATTAGAAGTTCTCAGCCCATCTTTGAGAGAAAAATACTGAGGGCTGCCAGCAGAtctttttccattctttaaGGTCTGCACCAACAACCAAACTCAATACTAGCTCATGCCTCAGAGGGTATTCCCTAAACTATAAAATGCAGCATACTTTACCCAAGAATACTTATTCTTTCCTATAATTAACCTCAGCAGATGTACTTGCCAAAGGCAAATACAGAGTTTACTCACAGACTAAATGATGCAATGCAACTGCTAACACTTTCTCCTCtattagtatttttaaacatataaattttacaaatacatttgcCAGTTACAAGATCCTGTTTTGTAGCACAAAACGCTGATGTTCTTTTACATAAATTTAAGACCAATGTCTTTTAACATCctattaaaacaggaaaaataaacaaaacccaaaccattttgCTACAGTTTCCCTCCAGGCACATCTCAACAGGAACCTCTGAAAAATAGCAATGCAGGAACTGTAGGCTGGAAAACTACACATGTATTGGAcgagagaggagaaagagagagctaAGGAAGGAGCAGAGTGCCAGGAACAGAAACAAGGTTCAAGCTTAGAAGAAAATCGCATGCATCCCTTTTGGTCAGCACAAGCTTCCTGCAAGAATATGTTTACAAGATGTCCATTATACAAAGGTAAATGCTTTCTTGTAAAAACACTGACTTTCTCTGAAATGCTGACTTGATCTTCTGAGTGTACTGGCCATATTGCTGGGCAGTCACCGGGTTTGCAGTTCTGTTCTACCAGTTTAGCAATCAGCAGAGAAATTGTCTTTTTTATGAAacttttggtttgatttttttccatgaatGTTAAAGTAGTATTTATATAGGTCGTATAAACAAAATAGAAACCAACTTTGAATCTGACATAGGCCACAATGCTAATGAGAGACAATATGTTAGAAAGAGGCACTTTTAGTGTTCTTACATACATTTCAAATCTCAACTTTAACAGTTCACCTTCTTTtaccaaaaattaaaatatcagtaGCTAACAAGACGGAGCTTTATAACAAAAATTCTTCAGAAGTTGTGTGCATGCACATACCTGCAATGGCTCAATTACTCAGTTATCCTGAAAATGCCAGAGTATAATTCAATCGCTGCTtgcagggcaggggcaggaggaaCACCACATACAACACAAAGCAGCTGTAGAACAAGGATCAGCtattgtgaaaataaaacatatgcCCTTCCATAAGAAGCAACTTAGAGGAATAAGATTCAGGACTACAGATACTGAATATCCAGATGATCTTGTTCTCTACTCACTGCTGCTTTCCAAATTGTCAATCATTTTTATTGTTCGCATAACATGCACCTTAAAAACTGAGCAGCTTAGCTTTGTCAAACAACACTCCatataaaaaaaccaaccaaccaaacaaactctGGAAGACCCATTTGACCTGACTATTGGTGAAGTTCCTGTGATGGAAAGAATCACATTACCATAGTATTTTCCCGTTTCTTACACAGTATAGCACGTTGTGACAGTTGAGCATCTTGTGTGCACAAGCTGAAGCATATGCTGAGGCTGAATTTTTGGAAAACAGTCTACCAAGTACAGGCATTCTCCCTGCAAGCAACAGATCAGTATTCTTAATTAAAAAGGGTCAGCATCAAAACTAAGATTTTGAGTGACCCTCACATACCAGGAAACAGGACCTCAAGCCTAGTGGAAGTTCCTACATAAGGCAGACAACTTTACAACCAGTGTATACATTCACTAAGGAATTACATTTTTTGGTAAAACCAACAACCCAACATACTGCAGAGTCTGAATGTGAAATATAGGCACAAAATAGATTctctactttttcttctgtgtggaAAACATAGCTATTTAACAATGTAATAAGAAAATGTACTATCAGGTGAGCAAAAATTTTTAACAATCTGAATAAAACAAAGTACTGTATAAAGGTGCAATATTGAGCAATTTGATTTTGGTTTAAACATACGAATAAATCATGGAACCTTTCTCTTCTTATCTATAAAGCATTTCACATTAGCAGAATCATTCTAGTTCTTCCCAGTTGTCAGTAAGGTTACCTTTGCTTTGACGTCTGATACTAACCAGCTTTCCAGCTGATTTGATACTCCACCTGGAACTGTTTCCTGAGCTTGCCAGGTTTGTGTATTTTGTGGAGCCTTTGGTTTCATCTTCCCAGCCTGACCAGGCTGTATAGTCACTTAAAGCAGTGGCTGCATCACTGGGAGAGTCAGCGGCAGTAACCTGCGGTGGTTCCCATCCCTCCATCTCGTCTGGTTTCCTAGACTGGATGTTCTGCTTTATCACCAAACTGTCCCAAAAACCTGGCTTCTTTTCAGACTTCATCTCTTCCTTTAACTTGAGGTTTGTTCTAGAAAATAACAATGATGAGGtgattaatttcttcatttaacaATGCATGGAATAGTTATTAATAAACATCCAattagtttattatttttttgtagtaaGGAACACTGGCGAGTCATCAGCCTATGACAGCACATCCACTACTGTCAACTTCAGGGGAAACACCCTCGTATACATGTGAGCCTAAACACAGTAGCATCTTGCAGTGGTAAATCAGAAGTGGACTGAATGTGGCCATTTCCTATTAGAAAAGACTTTGcgctcctccccacccccccatgAATTACACAGAACTGCCTTTGGAAATGTATGAAGCATTTTAGCAGGTATTAGAACCCTTTAGgactttaacaaaaaaaaactccaaaaacaaacccagagccAGGACAGTAGAAGGaatatgaaaatgttttgtctaCCACCAGCTTTTAACAATCACTGTGTTTCTCAGGTTCACATACCTGTTATCACATTGCCAGCTAAACTTTATACCCTAATATATTTGATGTACACAGTACTTGGACTTAAAAGATACCAGTGTTTTTATCATAAAGATAGGCACAATGTTTTGAAAACGGCTGTTTGGTATTTCTGCTGGGAACTCCCAAAATTCCCTTACCAAAACCATGAAAAAACAACCTTTGTTGTAATTTCTCTCTCAAAGAGACATTTGAAAGGCTActcatattattattatattttttttatcccaTTAAGAACCTTCAGTCTGAATTATTTCATATTCACAGTGTGgagtatttaaaatacagaatgtcAAATATATCTGCATAGGTTTACATACAGGGTCAGGTATGTAATCAAATGATGGACCACAAAGAAAGGCTGAATACCAGTGGTGAAACAAGGAACCTTCAGGGTTCAATGAGCTAAGTAGCAAATTGCAAACCTTATCTCCTAGCAGCATACAAATTCCTTAGCCA is a window of Columba livia isolate bColLiv1 breed racing homer chromosome 3, bColLiv1.pat.W.v2, whole genome shotgun sequence DNA encoding:
- the TDRP gene encoding testis development-related protein, whose product is MWKLNKSSKVLLDDSPEEEETRPRGPPPAACATAAFAAPQVQGASFRGWKEVTSMFNKDDEQQLLAGCKSPKSKGTNLKLKEEMKSEKKPGFWDSLVIKQNIQSRKPDEMEGWEPPQVTAADSPSDAATALSDYTAWSGWEDETKGSTKYTNLASSGNSSRWSIKSAGKLVSIRRQSKGNLTDNWEELE